A window from Salminus brasiliensis chromosome 7, fSalBra1.hap2, whole genome shotgun sequence encodes these proteins:
- the igfbp5a gene encoding insulin-like growth factor-binding protein 5a, producing MLVRLCAWLALAFLCGAPRHLLLLASYVPCEPCDQKALSMCPPLPLGCQVVREPGCGCCTTCALAEGHACGVYTGTCSRGLRCLPRAGEEKPLHALLHGKGVCTNEKAYKPAHAARERESHEMVVSEMTDDLLPHAKVPLYPRDHINNKKAHAVQKDKKRIQSKLKTVGHTDYSTFSKDKHQSEIGPCRRKLDGIIQRMKDAPRIMALSLYLPNCDRKGFFKRKQCKPSRGRKRGICWCVDKYGVIMPGTDYSGGDIQCKDLESNSNNNE from the exons ATGCTTGTGCGCCTGTGCGCGTGGCTGGCGCTCGCTTTCTTGTGTGGCGCTCCCCGCCACCTCCTGCTACTCGCCTCGTATGTGCCCTGTGAGCCGTGCGACCAGAAGGCCCTCTCCATGTGCCCACCCCTACCCTTGGGCTGCCAGGTCGTCAGGGAGCCCGGATGCGGCTGCTGCACGACGTGCGCGCTCGCCGAGGGTCACGCGTGTGGCGTCTACACGGGAACGTGCAGCCGCGGGCTGCGCTGCCTGCCGCGCGCCGGCGAAGAGAAGCCGCTGCACGCGCTGCTGCACGGCAAGGGAGTGTGCACCAACGAGAAGGCGTACAAGCCGGCGCACGCGGCGCGCG AGCGGGAGTCACATGAGATGGTTGTTTCAGAGATGACTGACGATTTGCTTCCTCATGCCAAGGTGCCTTTGTACCCTCGAGACCACATCAACAACAAGAAGGCCCATGCTGTTCAAAAGGACAAAAAGCGAATACAGTCAAAGCTCAAGACTGTGGGCCACACAGACTACTCCACCTTCAGCAAAGACAAACACCAGTCTGAAATA GGACCCTGTCGAAGGAAGCTGGATGGTATTATCCAGAGGATGAAAGATGCCCCCAGAATCAtggctctgtctctctatctgccCAACTGTgacagaaaaggcttcttcaaACGCAAACAG TGTAAGCCCTCCAGGGGACGCAAACGGGGCATTTGCTGGTGTGTGGATAAGTATGGAGTGATAATGCCAGGTACtgactacagtggaggtgacaTCCAATGCAAAGATCTGGagagcaacagcaacaacaacgaGTGA